In Penaeus vannamei isolate JL-2024 chromosome 14, ASM4276789v1, whole genome shotgun sequence, one DNA window encodes the following:
- the LOC138863935 gene encoding craniofacial development protein 2-like: MTTPRPLSVFKVVAQLLKIQVKHVDTDFSRGAGGYTYFWSGRNDGHHLQVVAITISSRLQPTVVQITPVDERIMVMRLKLAFCFMSLIAVYTPTDVCKLDVKEMFYSKLALVSDRWPRRDIRIVLGDFNVVSGCDRAGYEMSVSPRGSGADTGSENSYFIRDFALSQKLRISGSCDAGNVAKEIDHILVSTCWRNCRVYRSAEFCGNDHRLGVTTLRVLFKTPQQFSDHLMVFHLDMLREVEYTQGLLRRSLD, from the exons ATGACAACACCACGACCTTTGTCTG TTTTTAAGGTTGTTGCACAGCTTCTCAAAATACAAGTAAAACATGTGGACACTGACTTTAGTCGGGG cgcaggtggctacacctatttcTGGTCGGGCCGcaacgatggtcaccatcttcaggtaGTTGCCAtaaccatctccagcagactccagcccacGGTAGTACagattactccagtcgatgagcgtataatggtaatgagactgaagctagcattttgcttcatgtctcttattgctgtgtacactcctaccgatgtttgtaaactcgacgtgaaagagatgttctatagCAAACTAGCATTGGTGTCAGACAGGTggccccggcgagatattcgtattgttctgggtgacttcaatgtggtatctggctgtgatcgagctggctatgagatgtctgtcagtcctcgtggttcaggagctgataccggtagtgagaatagctaCTTTATCCGGGACTTTGCAttgtcccagaaattgaggatttctggctcctg TGATGCTGGTAATgtagccaaggagattgaccacatactcgttagcacttgttggaggaactgcagggtgtataggagtgccgagttctgtggtaatgACCATAGATTGGGTGTGACTACCCTCCGGGTCctcttcaaaactccccagcagttcAGTGATCACCTTATGGTGTTTCACTTGGATATGCTGAGGGAGGTAGAGTATACTCAGGGTTTGCTGAGGCGGTCTCTGGACTAA